The Euphorbia lathyris chromosome 3, ddEupLath1.1, whole genome shotgun sequence genome contains a region encoding:
- the LOC136224391 gene encoding uncharacterized protein, with product MKFCFDHFTVAIWSSKMRKNIEKILPKIRRSLPDEVQMLFVWGQENCVLTRVRLGSNEQKFVMLKNLEKVWNAYPQFNASNTVLIDDTPYKSLMNSANNFIFPTTFDSSNRWDNYPDPNGGFVNYLERLSSAHDVAEFIEMERFGQDPIRQDDWRMAKLQPAIDYAMRCGR from the exons ATGAAATTCTGTTTTGATCATTTTACGGTAGCAATTTGGTCATCAAAGATGAG GAAAAACATTGAGAAGATTCTTCCGAAAATTAGAAGATCATTGCCTGATGAAGTTCAAATGTTGTTTGTTTGG GGTCAAGAGAATTGTGTTCTAACAAGAGTCAGATTAGGCTCCAATGAACAAAAATTTGTAATGCTTAAAAATTTGGAGAAAGTTTGGAATGCCTATCCACAGTTCAATGCTTCAAATACTGTGTTAATAGATGATACACCTTACAAGTCATTAATGAATTCT GCAAACAATTTCATCTTCCCCACAACGTTTGATTCAAGCAACAGATGGGACAATTATCCAG ACCCAAATGGAGGTTTTGTAAACTATTTGGAAAGACTATCAAGTGCACATGACGTTGCGGAATTCATCGAGATGGAGCGATTCGGTCAAGATCCCATTAGACAGGATGATTGGCGAATGGCTAAATTGCAGCCAGCTATAGATTATGCAATGAGATGTGGAAGATGA